Within Actinosynnema pretiosum, the genomic segment TGCGCCCGGTCAGCCTGTCCCGGCTGGCGGCGGCGGACGCCGACGACCTGGTGGAGTGCGGACCGGTGGACGGCCCGTTCACCTGCCCGGCGCTCCGGGGCGTCGACCCGAAGGGCAAGACCTCGTTCCGGCTGCTCCTGGTGGCCGACCGCACCGCGCAGGGCGGCGAGATCACCGGGACGCTCAACGCGGGCGCCGCCGTCACGGTCAAGCTGAACGTGCCGGTCAAGGTCCTGCCCGAGCCGGACCAGGTGGCGCTGGAGGTGCACAAGCGCGAGTACCCGCGCTGGGGGCACTCCGAGCTGGACATCACCGCCGTCAACGCCGGGAGCCGCGGCGCCGAGCTGGAGCTGACCGCACGGGCCGGGGAGAACGTGTGGCTCAAGTGGAGCAGGAAGCGCGAGGCCTGCCGGGGTGACGAGACCGGGCTGGAGTGCCGGACCGACGTGCGCTCCGGCGGGAAGTTCCGGATCGCGGTGAGCGCGTACGCGGTGCGGGCGGAGAACCCGGCCTCGGAGGAACCGGAACCGGGTCAGGAGCCCGCTGCCGCCGACGGCAGGCGGGGGAAGCACCGGCCCTGGGTCTGGGGCCAGGTGACCGTGACGGCCCGGATCGGGAGCGCGTCGCAGACCGTCGCGGTGATGGTGCGGGTCTGGGAGTACGACCGCGGCCCGCAGCACCCGCCGTCGAGCAGCACCACGCCGCCGACGACCACGACCACGAGCACCCCGCCGCCCACCACCACGACGACCACGCCGCCCACGACGACGACCACGACCACCAGGCCGAGCCCGCCGTCGAGCACGCCCCCGAGCAGCCCGCCGTGGACGCCGCCGAAGACCCCGCCGCCGGGCCACACCCGGCCGACCGACCCGCCGCTGCGGCAGGAGCCCGCCTCCACGCCGCCCGCCCCGGTCCCGCAGGAGCAGCAGGCCGAGGTGGTGGTCGAGCTGCCGGTGTGCACGACCGGTGAGCCGCCGGTGCTGGACGAGGTGGTGACCGTCTGCCGGGTCGCCACCTGAGCGGCCCGACCGGGCGGGGCGGCGCGGGTCGTGAGGTCCGCGCCGCCCCGCCCGAAAACGCTGCGTAATCAGGCACAACGGGCCGCCGGGATGTGGGCTGGGTTGCACTCCGCAGCGGTTTGCGCAGGTCATTCACCCGATTTCCGTACACTGCTGTGGTGTCCGTACTGGAGAACGCTGCCCACCGGCTCCCCGAGCCGCTGCGGTCGCTCGCGCTCAAGCACCGTGAGTTGCTGAAGTTCGCGCTGGTCGGCGGGACCTGCTTCGTGATCGACACGGCGATCTTCTTCGCGCTGAAGTCGACGGTGCTGCTGGAGAAGCCGGTCACCGCGAAGATCGTGGCCACGCTGGTGGCGACGATCGTGTCCTACGTGCTGAACCGCGAGTGGTCGTTCAAGACCCGCGGCGGGCGGGAGCGGCACCACGAGGCGGCGCTGTTCTTCCTGGTCAACGGCATCGGGATCGTGCTGAACTCGATGCCGCTGTGGGTCTCCCGGTACCTGTTCCACCTCCAGGAGCCGGAGGTGAGCAGGCTGGTGCAGGAGGTCGCGGACTTCGCCAGCGCCCAGATCATCGGCACGCTCATCGGCATGGCGTTCCGCTGGTACGGGTACAAGAAGTGGGTTTTCCCCGACGAGGGCGCCCGCACTCCCCGCGCGGAGCGGAAGTCGTACCCGTCGGCCGAGGACGAGAACCTCGGGCATTCCTGAAATCGGGCGAACGTGCGAAAAGCGGCACCCCGCGAACGGGGTGCCGCTTTTTCACGTGCGGGTGAGCGGCGCTATTCGCCGACGGGTCCGAGGACGTCCAGCGCGGCCCGGTGCAGCAGCCCGTTCGACGACAGCGCGCTACCGCCCTGGAACGTCTCCGCGCCGGACAGGTCGCTGAACGCGCCACCGGCCTCGGTGACCAGCACCTGGAGCGGCGCGACGTCCCACGGGTTCACGACCGCCTCGGCGGCCAGGTCGATCGCGCCCTCGGCGACCAGGCAGTGCTGCCAGAAGTCGCCGAACGCCCGCGACTCCCAGGTGGCGTCGACCAGCCGCAGGTAGGCCTCGCGCGAGTGGTGCTCGGCCCACGAGTTCAGGTGCGTGGTCGACAGGTACGCGTCGTCCAGCCCGGCGACGCGGGAGACGGTGATCCGCCGCTCCTCCGCCGCGCCCGCCGCGCCCGCCGCGCCCGAGCGGACCCACGCGCCCGCGCCCGCGGACGCCCACCAGCGGCGGCCCAGCGCGGGCGCGCTGACCACCCCGACGACCGGCCGCCCGTCCTCGACGAGCGCGATCAGCGTCGCCCACGCGGGCACCCCGCGCAGGAAGTTCTTGGTGCCGTCGATCGGGTCGAGCACCCACGTGCGGCCCGCGCCGACGCTCCCGCCGAACTCCTCCCCCGCGATCGCGTCGGCGGGCCGCTCGGCCGCCAGCAGGTCGCGGATCGCGGTCTCCACGGCGGTGTCCGCGTCGGTCACCGGGGTCCGGTCGGGCTTGCGGTCCACCACCAGGTCCAGGGCCTGGAAGCGGGCCGTGGTGGTGCCGTCCGCCGCGTCCGCGAGGCGGTGGGCGAGCGCGAGGTCCGCGGCGAGGTCGGTCGCGCGGTCGGGGCTGGGTGCGGAACTGCGGTCGGAGCCGGTCACACGGCGATCGTGCCACGCCTAGTCTGGGTCCCGTGAGTGTGGTCTTGCTGGCCGAGGACGACCCGGCGATCGCTGAACCGCTGTCCCGCGCGCTGCAGCGGGAGGGCTACCAGGTGCACGTGGTCGGGGACGGGCCCGGTGCGCTGGAGGCAGCCGAGCACGGCGGGATCGACCTGCTCGTGCTGGACCTGGGGCTGCCCGGCATGGACGGGCTGGAGGTGTGCCGCAGGCTCCGCGCGGGCGGGCGCGGTGTCCCGGTGCTGATGCTGACCGCCCGGTCCGACGAGGTCGACTTCGTCGTCGGGCTGGACGCGGGCGCGGACGACTACGTGGCCAAGCCGTTCCGGCTCGCCGAGCTGATGGCCCGCATCCGCGCGCTGCTGCGCAGGCGGGCCCCGGAGACCCTGGAGGTCAACGGGGTGCGCATGGACCTGGCTGCGCGGCGGGTCACCGTCGACGGCCAGGAGGTGCAGCTGGCGAACAAGGAGTTCGAGCTGCTGCGCGTGCTGATCCAGCGGGCCGGGCAGGTCGTGAACCGCGACGAGATCCTGTCGGAGGTGTGGAACGACCCGGAGCTCAAGAGCAGCAAGACGCTCGACATGCACATGTCGTGGCTGCGCCGGAAGCTCGGCGACGTGCGCTCGGTGGAGCGGCGCATCGCCACGGTGCGGGGCGTCGGCTTCCGCTTCAACACCACCGACTGATGCGCTCCCGCATCCTGCGAGCGATCCTGGTGGCCGTCGCGGTCACCGGGATCGTGCTGGGGCTGCCGCTGGGGTACACGGCGCTGCGGCTGGTCGACGACAGCGCGCACGGCGACCTGGCCAGCCGCGCGCAGCGGATCGCCGCGCTGATCGACGACCAGATCGCGGGCGGCAGCGCGATCGACCTGCGGCCCGCCGAGGTGGGCGTCCCGGTGGGCGGGCACCTGGTGGTCACCTCGCCGGACGGGGTGCGGGAGCTCGGGGAGGCGCTGGACGAGGACGCGCTGAGCGTCGAGGTGCCGATCGCGCAGCAGGGGACGGTGCGGCTGGAGGTGTCGGCGCGGCCGATGCGCACCGACCAGTACCGGATGGCGGCGCTGGTGGTGCTGCTGCTGGTGCTGTCGGTGGGGACCGGGACGGTCGTGGCGACGGTGACGGCGCGCAAGCTCGCCCGTCCGCTGCGGCACGTGGCAAGCCGGGCGGCCCGGCTCGGGGCCGGGGACTTCCGGGGCGATCCGCGCAGGCACGACATCGAGGAGCTGGACCGGCTGGCCGAGGCGCTGGACCGGTCCGCCGTGGCGCTGGCGCAGCTGGTGCAGCGGGAGCGGGAGCTGGTCGGGGACGTGTCGCACCAGCTCAGGTCCCGGCTGACCGCGCTGCAGCTGCGGTTGGAGGCGCTGGCCGAGCACCCGGAGCCGGAGACGGCCGGGGAGGCGCGGGCCGCGCTGGAGCAGGCCGAGCGGTTGACCGAGGTGCTGAACGAGCTGCTGGCGGCGGCGCGGGCGGCGCGGGCGATCGACGCCGAGCCGCTGGACCTGCACGGGGAGCTGACGGCGATCGCCGAGGAGTGGCGGGAGCAGCTCAAGCGCGAGGGGCGGGGGCTGCGGGTGCGGGTGCCGGAGGGGCTGCTGGCGCGCGCCACGCCCGCCCGGTTGCGGGAGGCCATCGGGGTGCTGCTGGACAACGCCCTGCGGCACGGCGAGGGGCAGGTGCAGCTCACCGCCCGCAGCGACGACGGGACCGTGGTGGTCGAGGTCGCGGACGGCGGGAGCGGGGTGCCGGACGAGCTGGCCGGGCACATCTTCGAGCGCGGGGTGTCCGGGGGCGGGTCGTTCGGGGTGGGGCTGGCGCTGGCCCGCGCGCTGGTGGACGCGGACGGGGGGCGGCTGGAGCTGTCGACGGCCAGGCCCGCGACGTTCGCGGTGTTCCTGCCGGTGCCGAAGGCCGAGGACGTGGTGGGCGTGACCTGGCGGACGGACGTCACGCCCCGGTAGCGCCGGGTTCGCCGCGCCGCGCCGGGGTGGCTCCCTGGGCGCGGGCGGCGGGTGTCCGGATCAGCCCTGGGTCGCGGGTGGCGCGGGGGCGGGCTTGAACGAGGTCGGCGCGACCGCCGAGGGCCGCACCACCGGGGTGATCACCGGGCGGGCCGGTGGCGGCGGGGGCGCCGGGGCCGGGGGCGCCGCGGAGGCGGACGGGGCGATCGTGGGGGCCGGGGCCGGTTCGGTCCTCGCCCGGTCCAGGACGCCGACCGCGCCGCGCGCCACCTGGGCCCAGGCCAGGCGGCCGAACAGGTAGTGGCAGGCCACGTCCTCGGCGGTGAACGCCACCCAGTCGTAGCGGTTGCCCTGCTCGCGCCAGAACACCTCGAACTCGGTGCGGTCGTCGTCGTGGACCAGGCACCAGGTGTTGTCGGCCTCCTCGCCGATCGACACCACCTCGTCCGGCACGCCGACCGCGCGCAGCCAGTCCCGGATCGACTCGGCGTTCACGGCAGCTCCTCCAGGTAGCCCAGCGCCACCAGGTCGGCGACGGGGTGGGTGGCGCGGTAGCGGGCGCCGCCGCCGCGCTGGCCGAACCACTCGGCGGACAGCGTGTAGTGCGCGGGCAGCTCGCGCAGCACCCGGTAGCGGCGGTAGCCGGAGGTCGCGGCGGCGGGCGGCAGGGCGCGGGCCGGGTACGGGGTGCCCGACCGGGACAGGACGCGGCCCTCCGGGGTGCCGAAGCGGTCCAGCTCGGTGCCGGGGGCCAGCTTGACCGGCTGGCCCGACTCGTAGCCGCCCTCGGGGAACAGCTCGGCGGGCGGCCAGGCGTACTCCGGCGGTTGCGCCCTGGCCAGGAAGCGGTGCTCCCAGTCGCGCTCGTGCATCCCGGCCAGCGGGTCGTAGCCCGCCATGACCGCCGCGGGCGGCTCGGGGGCGCTGGGCTTGCCCGAGGGCGGGGTGGCGGCGGGCCGGGCGGTGGCGACCAGGTGGGACTGCGGGTGGTCGCCGGGCGGGAAGCGCAGGCCGTCCGCGTAGTCGTCGTCGGACTCGGCCGGGTGCGGGAGCTGGCGGGCCGGGCGGCGGCTCGGCGCGGGGAGCGAACCACCGGGGAACAGGGCCAGCACGAACGCGGACAGGTCCGAGGTGGACCGGTCGGGGTCGGGGTCGGAGGCGGGCTCGGTGGTGGGCTGGTCGGTGGTCTGCGCCGCCGTGGTCTGCCCGGCCGCGTTCTGCTCTGCGACGGGCTGCGCCGCGACCACCGGGATGGCGGCGGTCGGCGCGGCGGACGGCGCGGGGGGCGTGGGCGCCGCGGGGACGGCGGGCACGGCGGGCGCCGTGGGCATCTCCGCCGCCGTCGGGGCCTTCACCAGCGGGGTGCGGGCGGGCGCGTCCAGGGGCGCGTTCGGGTCGGGGGTGAGGTCCAGGTGGCCGGGGCGGGCGCCGGGCTTCGCCGGGGGCCTCGGCTCGGACTTCAGGTCCGGGTCGTAGTCCTGCCCTGCGGGGGTCCCGGTCGGCGCGGGCGCGCCACCGGCCCGCTGGGACATCGGCGCGCCACCGCCACCCATGGCCTGCGGCGGGATGGCCATCATCGGCATGAAGCCGAGGCCGGCGCCGATCCCGGCCTGGTCGTTCTGCGCCTGCTGGGACTGCTGCGCCGGTTCCGGGGCCTGTGCCGCAGGCGCCGGGTCCCGGTCGCGCTCGACCTGCTGGCCCTCGCCGGGCGTGACGCCGCCGGACAGGCCGCTGGAGCGGTGCGTGACGCCGGTGTCGCGGTCGTCCAGGTCGGGTTCGACGTCGGCCGCGTCGATGTGGCCCGCGTGCTGGACGCCGTCGGTCTGCGGGCGGGCGCCGAACGCGGTCGACTGCGGCACGGCGTGCGCGGTGGAGTGGGTGGCCTGGGCCGTCGGCGCACCACCAGCGGCGGGGGGCGGCATCATGCCGCCGCCCACGGGGGCGCCCGCGAACTGGTTGGTGGTGGTCTGGCCGCCGTCGGCCGCGACGCCCTGCGCCACCGCGTCCTGCCCGGCGCCGACCAGGCCGTCCGCGGTGTCGCGGGTGTCGTGCGCGTCGTCGGAGAGCCGGGAGCCGGGGAGCGGCGCGTGGTCGTCGGCCCCGTCGACCGCCAGGGGGACGCCGGAACCGGCCGTGCGGTCGCCAGCGGCGCTGGCGACGGTGTGGCCGAGCGCCTGCTGGGCGGCTTCCGCGCCCGCCTGGCGCACACCGGCGGCGAGACCGCCCTGGTCGGCGGCCTCCTCGGCCTTGGCGGCGACGGGCGCGGTCCACGTGCCCACGCGCTCGGCCGCGTGCGCCGCGCCGGGCACGAGCCCGGTGGCGCCCGCGACCAGACCGGCGGCGGGGATCGCCTCGTGCACGAGGGGCACGGGCTCGGTGAGCGGGACCGCGGGCCACTCGGCGTCCCGGTCGGAGACCGGGGCCGCGCCATCGGGGACCACGCCCGCCACGACGTGACCGAGGTCGGGGGTCGCGGGCGACGCGACCTGGCCGAGGTCGGCCGGGGCCTGGTCGGCGAGGTGGGCGGCGGCGGGCGCCGCGTGCGCGGCGGTCTGGCCCAGGTCGGCCGCGGCCCGGTCCGCGAGGTGCGCGGCGGACGGCGCTGCGGCGTGACCCAGGTCGACCGCGTGCTCGGCGGTCTGGCCCAAGTCAGCCACAGCCCGATCCGGGAGATGCGCGGCGGACGGCGCTGCGGCGTGACCCAGGTCGACCGCGTGCTCGGCGGTCTGGCCCAGGTCAGCCACAGCCCGATCCGGGAGATGCGCGGCGGACGGCGCTGCGGCGTGACCCAGGTCGACCGCGTGCTCGGCGGTCTGGCCCAAGTCAGCCACGGCCCGGTCCGCGAGGTGCGCGGCGGGCGCCGCGCTGTGGCCCAGGTCGGCCGCCTGCTCGGTGGCCTGCGCGAGCGGGTCGCCCGCCCAGGCGGTGGCGCGCTCGTGGGTGCGGTCGACCGGCGTCGTGCCGCCGAGGAGGGGGTGGCCCGCGCCCGGCGACCTGCGGTCGGCGCGGTCCTGCTCGGCCAGTTCGCTCTCGACGTCCCTGAGGTCGGCCAGCACCGCGTCGCCGAGCATCGGGCGGTCGTTCCAGCCCGTCCCCGCGCCGCGCGCGCCGTCCTTGAGCTCGGCGCCCTTGGCGTCCGCCGCGCCCTTCGCGTCACCCGCGCGCGCGTCCGGGGCCCGGCCGTCGCCACCCGCGCGGACGTCGTTCCTGCCGTCCAGCGGCCCGCGCTGGTCGAGCGGGGCGCGCAGGTCGGTGGGGCGGTGGTCCGCGCCGCGACCGGCGCCACCACCCGCCGCGCCGCCGCCCGCCGCGCCGCCGATCAGGCCGTGGGCGCCGGGCGCGGTCGGGGCGCCGGGGGTCTGCTGGAACGCGGTGGGCGCGCCCGCCTGGGGCGTGGTCGCGTGCTGGGCGGTGTTGCCCATGCCGCTGAGCGCGTTCGCGATCGACCCGCTGGGCGTGCCGCCGACCTGCGCGGGGCGGTCGAGCAGCGCCGCCGCGGACTGGCTGGTGGTGCCCTCGTGGCGGGGCGCGTGGTCGTGGACCGCGCCCGTCGCGGCGGGGGCGGCGTGCTGGCCTGCCTGGGGCGCGACGTCGGCGACGTGCGCGGCCCCGGCCCCGACGACCTGGTCGACCTGCTGCACAACCGGCTGCACGACCTGCTGCGCCGCAGCGGCCACCGGCTCGGTGACCTGCCCCGGCACGTGCCCCGTCACCTGGCCCACGGCCTGCGCGGCGGTGTCCACCACCGGGCGCACGACCGAGTCGACCACCGGCTCCACCAGTGCGACGACCGGCTGCGCGACC encodes:
- a CDS encoding GtrA family protein, whose product is MSVLENAAHRLPEPLRSLALKHRELLKFALVGGTCFVIDTAIFFALKSTVLLEKPVTAKIVATLVATIVSYVLNREWSFKTRGGRERHHEAALFFLVNGIGIVLNSMPLWVSRYLFHLQEPEVSRLVQEVADFASAQIIGTLIGMAFRWYGYKKWVFPDEGARTPRAERKSYPSAEDENLGHS
- the hisN gene encoding histidinol-phosphatase gives rise to the protein MTGSDRSSAPSPDRATDLAADLALAHRLADAADGTTTARFQALDLVVDRKPDRTPVTDADTAVETAIRDLLAAERPADAIAGEEFGGSVGAGRTWVLDPIDGTKNFLRGVPAWATLIALVEDGRPVVGVVSAPALGRRWWASAGAGAWVRSGAAGAAGAAEERRITVSRVAGLDDAYLSTTHLNSWAEHHSREAYLRLVDATWESRAFGDFWQHCLVAEGAIDLAAEAVVNPWDVAPLQVLVTEAGGAFSDLSGAETFQGGSALSSNGLLHRAALDVLGPVGE
- a CDS encoding response regulator transcription factor, which gives rise to MSVVLLAEDDPAIAEPLSRALQREGYQVHVVGDGPGALEAAEHGGIDLLVLDLGLPGMDGLEVCRRLRAGGRGVPVLMLTARSDEVDFVVGLDAGADDYVAKPFRLAELMARIRALLRRRAPETLEVNGVRMDLAARRVTVDGQEVQLANKEFELLRVLIQRAGQVVNRDEILSEVWNDPELKSSKTLDMHMSWLRRKLGDVRSVERRIATVRGVGFRFNTTD
- a CDS encoding glycohydrolase toxin TNT-related protein (This protein contains a domain related to Tuberculosis Necrotizing Toxin, which is the C-terminal effector domain of outer membrane channel protein CpnT, and which has a lethal NAD+-glycohydrolase activity.), which codes for MGIELPAELAEVAARAGVSWPQADEDKLRASAAAWRAAGRGLDGLAGESDDSAGRVLGGMAGSTATAARTRWDRFIAADGDLVGAARDCHAAADRLDHAAGQIGKAKVELVRELVNLAKNADAAQASASAGQPSALLGLDTAVRGAAANAANLTAALTDSVRLDSGADVAATQPPVNPNPGVRGGLLDVVGDLVEGVVTPVVETTTRTVEAVAQPVVALVEPVVDSVVRPVVDTAAQAVGQVTGHVPGQVTEPVAAAAQQVVQPVVQQVDQVVGAGAAHVADVAPQAGQHAAPAATGAVHDHAPRHEGTTSQSAAALLDRPAQVGGTPSGSIANALSGMGNTAQHATTPQAGAPTAFQQTPGAPTAPGAHGLIGGAAGGGAAGGGAGRGADHRPTDLRAPLDQRGPLDGRNDVRAGGDGRAPDARAGDAKGAADAKGAELKDGARGAGTGWNDRPMLGDAVLADLRDVESELAEQDRADRRSPGAGHPLLGGTTPVDRTHERATAWAGDPLAQATEQAADLGHSAAPAAHLADRAVADLGQTAEHAVDLGHAAAPSAAHLPDRAVADLGQTAEHAVDLGHAAAPSAAHLPDRAVADLGQTAEHAVDLGHAAAPSAAHLADRAAADLGQTAAHAAPAAAHLADQAPADLGQVASPATPDLGHVVAGVVPDGAAPVSDRDAEWPAVPLTEPVPLVHEAIPAAGLVAGATGLVPGAAHAAERVGTWTAPVAAKAEEAADQGGLAAGVRQAGAEAAQQALGHTVASAAGDRTAGSGVPLAVDGADDHAPLPGSRLSDDAHDTRDTADGLVGAGQDAVAQGVAADGGQTTTNQFAGAPVGGGMMPPPAAGGAPTAQATHSTAHAVPQSTAFGARPQTDGVQHAGHIDAADVEPDLDDRDTGVTHRSSGLSGGVTPGEGQQVERDRDPAPAAQAPEPAQQSQQAQNDQAGIGAGLGFMPMMAIPPQAMGGGGAPMSQRAGGAPAPTGTPAGQDYDPDLKSEPRPPAKPGARPGHLDLTPDPNAPLDAPARTPLVKAPTAAEMPTAPAVPAVPAAPTPPAPSAAPTAAIPVVAAQPVAEQNAAGQTTAAQTTDQPTTEPASDPDPDRSTSDLSAFVLALFPGGSLPAPSRRPARQLPHPAESDDDYADGLRFPPGDHPQSHLVATARPAATPPSGKPSAPEPPAAVMAGYDPLAGMHERDWEHRFLARAQPPEYAWPPAELFPEGGYESGQPVKLAPGTELDRFGTPEGRVLSRSGTPYPARALPPAAATSGYRRYRVLRELPAHYTLSAEWFGQRGGGARYRATHPVADLVALGYLEELP
- a CDS encoding sensor histidine kinase — encoded protein: MRSRILRAILVAVAVTGIVLGLPLGYTALRLVDDSAHGDLASRAQRIAALIDDQIAGGSAIDLRPAEVGVPVGGHLVVTSPDGVRELGEALDEDALSVEVPIAQQGTVRLEVSARPMRTDQYRMAALVVLLLVLSVGTGTVVATVTARKLARPLRHVASRAARLGAGDFRGDPRRHDIEELDRLAEALDRSAVALAQLVQRERELVGDVSHQLRSRLTALQLRLEALAEHPEPETAGEARAALEQAERLTEVLNELLAAARAARAIDAEPLDLHGELTAIAEEWREQLKREGRGLRVRVPEGLLARATPARLREAIGVLLDNALRHGEGQVQLTARSDDGTVVVEVADGGSGVPDELAGHIFERGVSGGGSFGVGLALARALVDADGGRLELSTARPATFAVFLPVPKAEDVVGVTWRTDVTPR